In Ruminococcaceae bacterium KH2T8, the sequence CAGTATGTGCAGATGATGCTGCGCCTCCGAGCTGCCTTACGGCTTCGAGCCTTTTGAGCTGGACCTTTACCTTGGCCAGAAGGACGCTTAAGGTATACGGTTTCTTTATATAGTCATCGCCGCCGATATTAAGTGCCACGAGGACGTCGTCATCGCTTTGACGAGCTGATATGAACAGGATCGGCGTGTCATACCTTTCGCGCAGTGTCTTACAAAGAGCAAAGCCGCTCTCGTTACCGAGGTTGATATCAAGAAGAAAGATATCCGCGGAATTTTCTTCAAGGAAAGAAAGACACTCTTCGGAAGTGGCGGCAATGGCGCATGTCACTCCGAACAGCTCGAAATATTCCTGCGTCATGCGGGAAAGGTCTTGTTCATCGTCGATTATCAAGCAGTTATAATTCATATTTCAAAGTATAGCACAACAGATATTGCACGACAGGCGTCCGCTGTTCATGTAAGAAACAGTTAAGGATTGAACAAGGTCTGTGTAAAGCATTCTTGTACTAAGAGCCGTAAGATGGCAGTGTAAGAATCCTGACGGGAAAATTGAAAGGGTAAACGGATATGACAACAACGGTACTTAAAGCAACAGACCTCTGCAAGACATTCTCGAACGAGAGCGTTCAGCAGCATGTATTAAAGAACTTAAACCTCGAGATCAGAAAGGGGGATTTCACGGTCATAATGGGTGACTCGGGAGCCGGCAAGAGCACGCTCCTCTACTCACTTTCGGGCATGGACCGTCCGAGCCTCGGATCGATCCGCTACGGCGAAGAAGAGATCTCCGGGTATAACAACGACAAGCTTGCGATCTTCAGGAGAAAGCACTGCGGATTCGTCTTTCAGCAGAACTACTTAAACGACACCATGAGCGTCCTCGATAACATCATCGTATCGGGACTTCTGAAGAGTAAGAACAGGAAAGAGATAGCCGAGCGCGCCAAGGTACTCCTGAAGCAGGTCGGACTCGAAGAGAACTGCTATAACAAGTTCCCCAATCAGTTATCCGGTGGCGAGAAGCAGAGAGTGGCACTCGTAAGGTCGGTAATAAACGAGCCCGAGATCCTCTTCGCAGATGAGCCCACGGGAGCTCTTAACTCTCAGAATACGACAGCCGTATTGGATGTCCTCACTGAAATGAACGGCAAGGGACAGAGCATCGTCATGGTAACTCATACCATCGCGGCGGCAGAGAGAGGCAACCGCATCCTCTACTTAAGAGACGGCGTCATCTGCGACGAGATCACATTGTCACCGTACAACGGCCAGGATAAGGATCGTCATCAGAAGCTCCGTGCATTTCTCACGGATATGGGGTGGTAAAAATGAATTCATTATTCTTTATCGCAAAGAACAACATAAAGAAGCACAAAGGAGAAGTCGCGATCACTTTCGCACTCATATTTATCGCGGCCATCCTTCTCTTCACGAGCCTCTCACTCATTCTCTCGGGTAAGAGCATGATCAGGGAGTGCGACGACAAATACCATGTGGCAGATCTTATGGTCAAGGCCGGCAATATGGATGAGGAACAACTTCGCGACATAGTAGACTCGGTCGAAGGAGCCGAGATGACGGAGATCATTCCTCTGGTCCAGATCGGAGGAGATTACTACTACAGGGACATGGATGCTGACGATGCCATCTCATCCGGATTCTATATCTTTGATTCGAGCAGGCCTACATATCTCAATGCATTCCCGGAAGAGTTTTACGATCTGAATGACGATGAGATCACGCTTCCCTACTACATGTCCTACACTGTAGCTGCCGGCGATACATTGGTCCTCAAGATCTCAGGAAAGGAATATGAGTTCAAGGTAAAAGGTTTTACCGAGAATCTTTATTTCGCGACATCGATGAATATATCGGGACTTAATATACTCGTAAGCCACGACATCTTCGAAGATATCTCGAGCAACACAGATCCCACATGCAACAAGGTTGTGGCATATTGCAGGGTCGAGGACGGAGTCGATCTTGAAGGCTACGACAAGGCTGTTCAGGATGTGTTCCCCGGAGAGATACCTTTCACCACGGTAGACCGCAACATCATGAGTGTGGCTACGACCAGCATCTCCAATATCGCGTGTTCGATAGTACTAATCTTCACCGTCATGCTGATAGTCATGTCGATCATAATCATGCACTTCTCGATAAAGAACTTCATCGAGCTCAACATACAGAATATAGGACTCCTGCAGGCTACGGGATATACGGCCGGAGAGCTGCGCCTGGCATGCATAACGGAGCAGATGATCATCGGTATTCTCGCAACCGGGGCGGCGGTAGTAGCAGGCATCTTCTGCAGCAGACCTTTGAGTACGCTTTCGGGAATGCTGATGGGACTTTCGGGATTTTCGGGTATCAGCATACCTGCACTTATCACTACTTTCGCAGGCATTCCAGCCGTAGTATTCCTCGGAGCCCTGATCGCAACATCTTCATATAAAAAGCTCACCGTACTCGAAGCATTAAGGAGCGGTATCACGTCTCATAACTTCAAGAAGAATCACTTCCCTCTCGAGACGAGCCGTCTTCCCTTAAACCTTGTAATTGCAGGAAAGAACATCTTCGGTTCGGGAAAGAAGAGCGTATTCATCGTCTTGATCGTAGCGGTCCTCACATTTTCGGCATGCCTCGGATTTACGCTCTTTCAGAACTGGGCACTCGATCAGTCCTCTCTTCTGAAACTCGTCGGATTTGAGGCTTCCGACATCCAGGTCACCGCACCCGATTGCGATGCTCTTGCCGAGACTATACTCGCTGATGAGCACGTAGTGATGATAAATGAATGGACAACCATGTCAACGATGGAGGTTACTTACCTCGATAATTCAACAACACTCGGTATCGATGTCTATTCCGATGTCGGTCTTCTGCAGAACGAGTACATCCTCGAAGGCCATGCTCCGCAAAACGGAAATGAGATAGTGCTCACTACAGTTGAAGCTGAAAAGCTCGGCGCATCACTCGGCGATATCGTAAACGTTAAGTCGATCAAGGACGGATCCATGGTACCTTATACCGTCTGCGGCATCGATCAGAAGATCAACAACATGGGTCAGAGAGCACTCATGTGCGAAGAGGGCGCATTAAGAATGAACCCGGATCACGAGTTCGAGGATCTGCTCATTTATCTTGATGACAGTTCGATGGCCAAAGATCTCAAGAAGGAATGGGAACAGGAATATCCCGACTACCAGTTCACGCTCGTAGATGACCTCATCGGCTCGACGATCAACACCCTGACCGCCGCAATGGAAGGCATCTGTGTGATATTCATA encodes:
- a CDS encoding putative ABC transport system ATP-binding protein — encoded protein: MTTTVLKATDLCKTFSNESVQQHVLKNLNLEIRKGDFTVIMGDSGAGKSTLLYSLSGMDRPSLGSIRYGEEEISGYNNDKLAIFRRKHCGFVFQQNYLNDTMSVLDNIIVSGLLKSKNRKEIAERAKVLLKQVGLEENCYNKFPNQLSGGEKQRVALVRSVINEPEILFADEPTGALNSQNTTAVLDVLTEMNGKGQSIVMVTHTIAAAERGNRILYLRDGVICDEITLSPYNGQDKDRHQKLRAFLTDMGW
- a CDS encoding FtsX-like permease family protein, with protein sequence MNSLFFIAKNNIKKHKGEVAITFALIFIAAILLFTSLSLILSGKSMIRECDDKYHVADLMVKAGNMDEEQLRDIVDSVEGAEMTEIIPLVQIGGDYYYRDMDADDAISSGFYIFDSSRPTYLNAFPEEFYDLNDDEITLPYYMSYTVAAGDTLVLKISGKEYEFKVKGFTENLYFATSMNISGLNILVSHDIFEDISSNTDPTCNKVVAYCRVEDGVDLEGYDKAVQDVFPGEIPFTTVDRNIMSVATTSISNIACSIVLIFTVMLIVMSIIIMHFSIKNFIELNIQNIGLLQATGYTAGELRLACITEQMIIGILATGAAVVAGIFCSRPLSTLSGMLMGLSGFSGISIPALITTFAGIPAVVFLGALIATSSYKKLTVLEALRSGITSHNFKKNHFPLETSRLPLNLVIAGKNIFGSGKKSVFIVLIVAVLTFSACLGFTLFQNWALDQSSLLKLVGFEASDIQVTAPDCDALAETILADEHVVMINEWTTMSTMEVTYLDNSTTLGIDVYSDVGLLQNEYILEGHAPQNGNEIVLTTVEAEKLGASLGDIVNVKSIKDGSMVPYTVCGIDQKINNMGQRALMCEEGALRMNPDHEFEDLLIYLDDSSMAKDLKKEWEQEYPDYQFTLVDDLIGSTINTLTAAMEGICVIFILATCFVVILTQLLLTRAQVIRERTELGVSKALGYTSGELIGRTLMTNIPTIVIGIIIGILLHIGFASRTILIGLAAFGIRQNNFTTDPVWFLITAAIILVCAVLTAFFSGRGIAKLEPVRILKEE
- a CDS encoding two-component system, OmpR family, response regulator RegX3, whose translation is MNYNCLIIDDEQDLSRMTQEYFELFGVTCAIAATSEECLSFLEENSADIFLLDINLGNESGFALCKTLRERYDTPILFISARQSDDDVLVALNIGGDDYIKKPYTLSVLLAKVKVQLKRLEAVRQLGGAASSAHTADGIFTIDPATMSCTVEGKTVQLKSKEFQLLSCLYSHKNTIVTKKQLFDEVWGDSFYSDSTLNVHIRRLREKIESDPNEPKFIKTVWGTGYILETN